A stretch of DNA from Pongo pygmaeus isolate AG05252 chromosome 3, NHGRI_mPonPyg2-v2.0_pri, whole genome shotgun sequence:
GTGGCACATGCTTGCATTCTCACTGTTGGCTCTGATGCAGGAATTTCACACACTGTGGGTGACAGCTCTTAGTGTACAGCTGCTGCCACCGCCCACCCACAtgccctacacacacacacatacacacacacacagtttgtaGAGCCTGAGGGCTTCTTCTGGCTGCGGAGATAAGCACCTTTATTGGCTGTCTTCCCTTCCTGCTTGCTCACCTGCCTGGCCCAACCCTCAATCTGTGTGTCCTGATGTGGCCTCTCAGGTGACCTACTTACACTGGAATCCTTGTCTCAGAGTAAGCTTCTGGAGAATCTAAAACTATGACAGATCGTCATACTAGATCATGGAACCAATTTAGTGGCTCTTGACCAgtgaattaataaaaatgaaatcagggccaggcatagtggctcacacctgtaatcccaacactttcggaggcagaggcaggtggatcacttgaggtcaggagttcaagaccagcctgggcaacatggtgaaaccctgtctctagtaaaaatacaaaagttagccgggcatgttggtgcatgcctgtaatcccagctacttgggaggctgaggcagaaggattgtttgaagccgggaggcagagtttgcagtgagccaaaatctcaccactgcactccagactaggcaacatagggagacttcatctcaaaaaaaaaaaaaataaaataaaataaaataaagaaagaaagaaattaaatacaatAGGAAATAGAGTGCACTCtgcatttgtttccttttcaagAAAACAAATGGGTCATGTAAACTACATCTCTTAGGATGGAACgaagacaaaaatatttaggaaaacttTGCTCTAaagatttttcattgttttttaaacaacTGTCAGGTCAACATATGACctgtgaggggaaaaaaaaaatgctccactTATCTATAATACACTAAGGAGAGGCCAAAAAGCAGTGCTAGGTTTTTCTGGATTGGAGGATGTTTCCCCACTCTCCACCCCCCGATTTTGtggtcatttaattttcaaaaaatttgcaATAATTATCCTTGTAAGAGTCTGTTGAAAATGAGTTCTTTACATTGCTAATGGGATTATGAACTGAACTGCTGGCTTTCAGTCAGCAACCCTGTAAATCCCTGGATTTatgctaagaaaaaagaacacaaaagaaCCACAATGTGACACGCAGAATAATGCACGCTGCAGTGTTACACATCCAGTTAAAAAGTGAAAGCAACTTCCATGTCTGCACTGGAGAGGCCAGTGTTCCTGGGAAGAGAGGCTTTCAAGTTGAGTTTGCAGAGCACTTCGCAGAAAGACTGAGGAAGAGTCCACCGTTTATATCAAAAACCTCCTGGAATGCTGGTGAAGACTGGGGGCGCTTTAGGTGCCTTCGTGGCAGCTCCAACGAGGAAGGAGCTGGGACCCCTGCTCCTCTCAGCTGCGCGCTGTTCTCCCGAGAGGCTTGCTGGAGGGCGAGCAGTTCAGCAAGAACTCAAAACAAGGGCACAGCTCTCACACGGATTCCAGTACTCACTGAAAACGGCTCAGCACAAAAAAAGCACAGAGTCTTGTTGAATGCCACTGGGAGACAAAGCGGGGAGGGAGGTGAAGGCAGTTAGGAGGTTCCAGAAAGGGAAGTGGTTGGCAACGATTTGTCCTTTTAGTGCTTGACACCCAAGACCACAGCAGGCCTGTGGCCCCCGGGGACACAGTCCACAAGTGGGGGTTTTTAACAGCTTGTTCTTAAGAGAGCTTCCCAAACCACAGAGTAATGAGCACTCAGGTGTCTCAGGCCCACGGAGGATTTAATAGATGAAACACTGGATCGTCTCGAAGCCATGGTTGTTAAGAAGTTTAAATATATTGACCGGAAACGGGGAGAAACCAGAGGGTGGAGGAGCCGCTCGCACTGCGGTGCGATCCCTGAGGGCTCGGGGCAGGGGAATGGGGACCGGGGACCGAGCAGGAGCTGGAGGGGTGAGCTCTGCGAAGCGGGCGTGAGACCGAGCGCCCATGGGCCGGTCACGCCGGGTGGCCGCTCACCCCCGCACGCCAGCAGGAGCGCGCGCAGGCCCCGCGGGGCCGGGAGGGCGGCACGGGCGGGGCCCCCGCGCTCTCACCGCCCGGGGGTGTGGTTCCCGCGGACGGGCCGGGCGGGGCGGCGGGTTTAAGGCGCCGGCCGGCCCTACGCGGCTCACTCGCGCCCTTGCCGCTGCGACCGCACCCTACCATGGAGCGGCCGTCGCTGCGCGCCCTGCTCCTCGGCGCCGCTGggctgctgctcctgctcctgcccctctcctcttcctcctcttcggACACCTGCGGCCCCTGCGAGCCGGCCGCCTGCCCGCCCCTGCCCCCGCTGGGCTGCCTGCTGGGCGAGACCCGCGACGCGTGCGGCTGCTGCCCGATGTGCGCCCGCGGCGAGGGCGAGCCGTGCGGGGGTGGCGGCGCCGGCAGGGGGTACTGCGCGCCGGGCATGGAGTGCGTGAAGAGCCGCAAGAGGCGGAAGGGTAAAGCCGGGGCAGCAGCCGGCGGTCCGGGGGTAAGCGGCGTGTGCGTGTGCAAGAGCCGCTACCCGGTGTGCGGCAGCGACGGCACCACCTACCCGAGCGGCTGCCAGCTGCGCGCCGCCAGCCAGAGGGCCGAGAGCCGCGGGGAGAAGGCCATCACCCAGGTCAGCAAGGGCACCTGCGAGCAAGGTGGGCACGAGCGCTTCCCTCTCCAACCCTGCGCCGCTCGGCCCAGCGAAGGGCACATCCGACGGGGCGTCCGCGGCGGCCTCGCCCCGCGCTGCTCACCACGATTCCCCCGCGGGCATCCGAGGAGCCAGATGGGAGGGAAAGAGTTGGCAGCCGCGGAATGCCAGGAGCGGTGGGCGACGCCCCCCCTTCTCCTTTTTGGTGCTTTTATTTTGAGAGTTTGGTGCGTGCGTCCAGAAAGTGAGGGCCGGGTGTATATGTAGAAAAGATTTCCCGAGACCTCAAGACTTCCCCATGCCCAGAGCGCACCCAACTCGTGCTGACATCTGTCCATTTCTCATCATTCTTTCTTGGCTTGGGGATGTAGAGAGAGGTGAAGTCAAGAGATGGGGGAAAGGAGTTTGACAATTAAATACAAAGTAAGGACTtccagacagattttttttttaaagataggatctttctctgtcgcccagggtggagggcagtggcaccatcttggcccactgcaacctctgcctcaagcgatcctcctgcctcagcctcccaagtagctgggactacaagcctgtgccaccacgcctggccaatttttgtttttttgttttgtttgttttgttttgttttgttttgttttgttttgttttgtagcgacggagtttcactatgttgcctaggctggtctcgaactcctgagctcaagtaatcctggcctgctgggattacaggcataaaccaccgtgCGCAGCCCTGATTTCTTAGTACTGAAGAAAATAGCCCACTTTCTAAAAATTATAGGTTCTCAAACAGTAATCTAACTAGCTAATTATTTGTgggcaaaaataaaatgcaaactctTTGAAGAATGTTTTTGTGATGCACTTTGTTGTCAAccttctgccattttgtttttccttcctgtttctttgatttgttttgttttgcataatTTGTCCCCAGGATGCACTGTTCAGCAGAAATGTCTTTGAGATTATGtttgattgtttattttattccaaACAAGTCCAAGCTTGCtgtaaatgaaataagaaaataggccgggtggggtggctcacgtctgtaatcccagcactttgggaggccaggatgggcagatcacgaggtcaggagttcgagatcagcctgaccaacatggtgaaaccccatctctaataaaaaaatatatatatataaattagctgggcatggtggtgcacgcctgtaatcgcagctactcaggaggctgaggcaggagaatcgcttgaatctgggaggcagaggttgcagtgagcagagatcacaccacagcattccagcctgggtgacagatagagaccccatctcaaaaaaaaaagaaaaaagaaagaagaaaataaagtctgGACTTGCAAatacacgcacacgcacacacgtagAAATTTTCACTGTAATGCCTGAAATAACATTTTCCATCGGCAGTATTTTCAAGGGAAAGTCAGACGTTCAATGTTGACAGCTCCTGATCTTAGCCGAGGTAGAAAAGGGAGACGAGGCAGTTCTGAGGTGACAGAAGCTGTTGCTTCTTTAACACAGTTCAGACTTTCTCCAGAATTTCCACATTTTTTCTTTAGAGCATTTCCCAGAAGTCCACAAACTAATAGGTTGTATGTCATCAATTTCAGAGTTCACTATTGAAAGCCTTAAATTGTGTAACTCAATAGTAACTATTTATAGTATCATCACCTTAAACTTAGAAAATTGCAACCCAAAATAATCTGCATATGTTTCCAATAGAAACAGTTATTTGTTACTTTGGATCTCATTTGTCGGTCACATCATGAAAAGATAAATGTGCGTTATTTAAGAATTTATTCCAAATATTGAGATTTTCTTATAAACGTTACAATGGGGAACTTTATAGTTTTTTCAAAATGACAGATACTTGCCTTATCAAAGCAGAAGGTTAGCTTGGTGATTGTTCAAGTGTTGTCAATTTCTAGTTTATACTTAATATTCCTTTTTCTCACCTGCTACTTACATCACCAAACACTCACACAGTCTGATTATAAAATACTGAGACTGACAGTTATATAGAACCAGTTTCATAACCTCGTTACCACGTACCCCCAGCTCAGTACCTCTCCAGACTGCAAACCCTTTGAGGGTTCTGGCCcggcttttctttatatttggggAAATGTTAGAGAAAACAGCATCTAAAACTGGAAACCTTGACTTAAATTAGCCATTTCTTCTCATCCTAAATTGAGAGAGATGAGGTCTAAATGGCAGAGACCATTTATAGGAGAATGCCAAAGAGAGCAGAAGAGAATGGGAAGCCTTTCCCACAGCAGAACCTTTCCACAGCAGAGACAATAGACTGATCCCTATCACGTCCCCTAAATATTTCTTCTAACACCTGGATGGGTTTTGACAATCATAGAAGCAAACTGGACAGAGTGCCATTTACTTCTGTGCCATTTCATACTAGGGCTTTGCACAGAATAGGAAATGCATTGTCTAGGTTCCTCTAGACCTCTAGGTTCCTTTCTATTCTCAGAAGAAACTTAAGTTATGCTTGAGTATAACTTGAGTAGGGGCCGGGTAGGGGCAGCATTGTGGGATTCAGCCACAATGGTGTGATTCAATCTGCCTTCTGGTCTTTGGTCCCATTTAACATGCATTTACTGAGCAGCTAGCTTGAGTCAGCGCTGTACTAGGTGCTATATACCAGGGATGTACAAAACAGATTTGATGTTGCTGATTAAGAAAGTATCTGTACAAGTTACAAACTCACCTCCCAGAGCACTTGCCCTGGAGCCCTGGAGCTTGCCCCAGTCTTCCTCCTTTCTAAGATCACCACTTACCCACCTGGGAAGAGATCTTGGTCTGCTTGTTTTCCATACCTCTCTGGTAGGAGGCAAAGCGATCTGCTTGAAAATATGTCTGAAAGATAATCAGCAAATAATTTCAAATCTTGGAACTGTCATTATGAATTTACTGCCATTAGATTGTATTGAGGTCCCTGAAGTTGTGGGTAACCAGAGGGGGGAATTTGAAGATTCCATTTAATAAAAAGAAGTTGATACAAAGAAGCtaagatatataataaaatttcataGTTGGAAGAGAACATGATGCTTCTCTATTCCAATTACTGGTTGTACCTTTTGTTCATAGTCTTTTAAATCTGAGCTCTTTGGCAATCCCATTTCAGCCACTTTGGTCTCATTAGGTACCATCCTTTCTCCCTCAGAATTAATTTTCACTTCTGGAATCAGAATGTCATTCTCAAGGGTCTCCCTTCTTAGTACCTTTAGGACCAAGTTCAAACTACCTAGCAGGACATAACAGGCCCTTCACAATATAACTCCATTCTATTATTTTGACCTCTTCTCTCCAACCTCCTTTATGCACTAGCCACAGTAAGTGTCTGCTATTCACACTTCAGCACATATGTCTCTATGCTTTCATGCCTCTGTAGAGGTTGTGCCTTCTGCCTGCAATGCCTCTCACCTCCACACGCACCACAATCGCACCCtccttcacttcctttccatCCTTTGAACTCTTACCTATGATCCTTTTGTAGTTCATAAGCATGGTGATTGAGTGTTCATACACATGTGTGAGGTATGTCACCCCCAAACCTTTTATGACATTGGCACATTACCTGtctgacatgaaagaaaaaaaataataaaaatttaaaaaatgggcggccaggcacggtggctcacgcctgtaatcccagcactttgggaggccgaggcgggcagatcacgaggtcaggagatcgagatcatcccggctaacacagtgaaacaccatctctactaaaaatacaaaaaatgagccaggcgtagtggtggacgcctgtagtcccagctactcgggaggctgaggcaggagaatggcgtgaacccgggaggcagagcttgcagtgagccgagattgcaccactgcactccggcctgggcaaaaaagcaagactctgtctcaaaaaaaaaaaattttttttaaatgagctctTACCTAGCCTTCAAGGATCAGCTCTGTCAGTTTCTCTGTGAAGCATTCTGActttcccccaccccaaaatGATGTATGTGTTCTTCTAGGGCTATGCATCCAGCCATTgtttcaactaatatttattccACGTGTACTGTGTATCTGTATATAAGAGGCAGTATAGCAGAGAAGTTAAGATGAGGAGCTCTCAAGCCAGACTCCCTTGGTGTGAATCTTGACCACTTACTAACTATagccttgagcaagttatttgaCCTGTCTGCCCAGGGTTTTGCTCACTTATAAGACAGGGATTATAACCATTATCTATCTCATAGCGTTGTCATGAAGATTAACTGTCATGAATATTATCCACAGAAAGCATTGGATGAACGTTAATTGTTGTCATTATTCAACATGAAAGTAAGCTCCAGGTGGGAAGGGAGATTTTGCTCCCTCATACAGACAGACCCAAGGACCTAGATAAGTGCATGGTATGTAGTATGTGCTTTAAACACATGTCTAATgcatgaatcaatgaatgaatcaacCTATGAATTGGCTAGGCACTCTCCTAATCTCAGCGTAAGTAGCCTTGAATAAGATATACAGAAACAAGGAAACATTTTCACACAATGTGTACATGCTGTGAAGGGTGTACATCAGAGAAATAGGATAGAGACTCCAGATGAATAAGCAGTATTAAGTGAGATGAGTGGAGCCATGCTAAGAACGCTTGGGAGGATTTCAGCAAAGGGAACAGCAAGGCCTTGGGCCCTGAGTGGAGAACAAGTTGGCTACTATAGACCTTCCCCAACTGCTGCAAAAGGACTCTTTGAatgtctgtcttccccactagACTGTAACCATTGTAAAAGAGGGATTTCATCTTATAACTCCTTATAAACACAGTGTCTGGCTAATAGTTGGGcatatcataaatatttgttgattaacaAAGGAATCCTCTTAAGAAAGCACCTTCCTGTTTGGAAATGCAGGAAAGCCCCTCTCCCGCCTGTCTGCTCTCTTTCCTCCTGGCATCTTCTGCCTTCCTAAAGTCTAGGCCAGGAAATTCATCTGACATTGATTTGCCTTCCTTTCTGTCATCAGCAGTCCTGAACTCTAACATTGGATGGTAACTTTTCCCCCCAAATCCCAACATTTCCATGTCCCCTTGCCGAGTAAAATTAGGTCCAGAGCTATAGAAACTGTTCTGTAAGTGGAAAATGCTTCAGTATAGATTTTGATTTTCAGGAACTCATTTTATTTGGTGAGTTTTAAACCTCCATTCTTTGAGAAGCTCATTTTAGATTCATTAGACTCATTTTTTATGTTGATAATATATCATTTAAATGCCCATGTTCTACTATCCTTCAGTAAATTTATGAACTTCATTGAAAGTTGAAACAAAGGCGTTTCAAATTAAATGAAGTCGTTAATTGCCTGGTTTATCTTGGGGGAGTGCAAGTCAGTGTAATACTTCGCTAAACTAACACAGTAGTACCATGAGGACTGTCAGAGAGCCAGAGGAGGGGACCCAGGTTTGTGGAGGAAAAGCCAAGAATCACTTAGTGGAAGAATGATGTCCTGGCTGAGACAGGGATAAGAAGGAATTGGCTGGAGAAGAGCTAGCATAGAGGCTGTGGTAGAGTTAGAAGGGAGATGAGAAGAAAACACTGTatatatacaatagaatactattcagcctttaaaaagaaggaaattttgtcATTGCCACAACATGAGAGGACCTGGAaggcattatattaagtgaaaaaaagccaaGCACAGAACGACAAATGCTatgtgatctcacttatatgtggaatctaaaaaaagtcaaactcatagaagcagaaaatagaacAGCAGTTACCAGAGATGGGGTTGGGAGGAGGGGACAGGATTGgcaagatgttggtcaaagggcacACAAGTTTTGTTAGAGAGGAGACATAagctcaagagatctattgtccctcatggtgactataattaataacaatatattatatacctGAAaattgccagcctgggcaacatagtgagacctcatctctataaaaaaatcaaaaaattagctgggtgtggtggcgcacacctgtagtcccagctacttgggaggctgaggcgggaggattacttgagcccaggaggtaaaatctgcagtgagccatgatcataccactgcactccagcctgggtaacagagcaagaccctgcctcaaaaaaaaaaaaaaagaaaagaaaaattctaagatCATAGACTTTAAGTGTTGTTACCACACAAACCAAAAAAGTgtatgaggtaatgcatatgttaaatagCCTGATTTAGCCATTCCAAAATGTCTACGTGCATcagaacatcatgttgtataccatatatatacaattttcagTTAtcagttaaaacaattttttaagagaaaggagATAACCAGAGCATAGCCAGCAGAAGGACTCACATGAGGTTTGGTGGGACTGCCTAGGGAGAAGGAGGCAGCTGGCCACGTGACAGAGCCCAGTGATAGGGGAGGGCCTGTGACCCCTTAAGGAGCTGAGACGCTGTCATAGAGCAGTGGGAGCACTGAGTGATGAAGCTGGATTTGTGCTTTTAGAAAAGCTTTGTTGGCTGCTGTTgggagaatggattggaaggcgGTGAGACTGCAGTCAGAGACTCCCATAAGGAAGCTGTTACTGTAATCACAACAACAGATGCCTACACTCCTTCCCAAGACTTCCCTCTCTGATCTTAGAAGCATTGTCAAATCCAGGTTCCCAGCCTGCCATGGCAAGCTGCTTGCTACTTGGGAGTGAAAAGTCCTTGTGGAGCTTTTTCCTATTCAGTGACTGCTCATAAAGTGCCCTCACCTCGCTTGCCTTATTAGCCAGTCCTGCCTCCAAATTACCACCACTTGCTCCTTTCAGGAGTCTCTCCCCACTAAAGTCCCTATTactctttctctctgctttcagatcagaaacagaaaaagtcaCCTTCCCTAAGAGTCTGCTCCAGTCCAatagaaatgctttaaaatttttctggccTCAGCTGCCCTTCTTGAGCACAGAAATTTCTAGAATATTGAGTGAATCACTGGTTCTTTATTATCATTTTGTCCAGTTTCAATCACTGCATTTTAGGAAAGATTTGAAAAACTGAAGGACAAAGTGGGGCCTTAGAGGACTTAGGATTCTTTCAGAGAAAAGTAATCTAAAGAACAAGTTAATGTTTCTTCATCGTTTGGGAATTAGTTATTAAATGGAAGGTGCCTGACAAATTATTCTCTTAATACAGTTCTTCAGGAGGACAGCATTAAAAGGCCTGGAATTAAATAGCCACAAGGCACGTTTAGATGACACATCAGGAAGAACTTTCCAGTAAAAACTATTGAATAGGGTACCGTGTTCAGGCAGAAGTCAGGAGACTCTCTTTAGGAGAGCTGAGAAATAACTTGAGGGGGAGGGGCCACATCTGGGGgaggattttataatttttaaatctcttaaaCTATACAGCTTTGAGATGGAATGATTAAGCTGAGCAGGCATTTGTTAACATCCTGAAATATGATTTCCATCCTGTCCCTAGAGCCTGCCCTCGGGGTCCACTGTAGACTGGCCTTCTAGAAGAAACCGCCTTATAAGGCTCTCTTGGATAGTTTAGTGACAGAACACCCTTGGATGGAGTCCAAGGCCAGCTAGCCTTCACTGATTCAAAATTCCTCCCCACAGTGGATGAGATTATGATGCTTCCTTTACCTCAAGCCACCCCTACCCCACAAACAGTCTGACCTCATCTGTGTTTTTCATTGTTAGACAAATAACATCTTGTTTTTAGCAGCTGGGAACCCTGAATTATCGTCAAAAGAATTTTTAAGCCAGGGAATGAGTGTAACCTTTTTTTGAAATTTAGGAGTGGCACAATTAGAAAGCTTTGAAACGGAAGGAAACAGGTATATGTGAATTAATAAGCCCGCTTATTTAAGGTAATTTCAAAGATTTCCCAGTGAGTCTTTTACTCTTATGTGGGGGTAGCAGTGGAAGACTAGAAATGTCCAAGGGAAGCTTCCCCCAgcctgtcatatatggcttttccAGGTCAATCAAGACCGTCTCCTCCACCAGGCCTCTGAGAGAAAATGAgatcaaaagaaaaaagccaggatGATAATGGGGGAGTGGGGAAAacgtttacttatttattttttttacttaaaattgatTGTGTTAAATAGTTGACCTCTGTTTTATCCGAAGTTGGATTAATGGCAAAATGATATGGCCCTTTTGAAAAAGCTAATGTGTTGAATTGCCTTTACTGTTTTACAGAGGAGAGCAGTCAAGGTTAATTAGAAACAGCTGGAGCTAACAATAAGCCTCACCCCCATCAATGTACCTACCAGGAGAGGGTTACCAGGGAGAGGAGCAGTCCCGGGAATCCAGGGAGGGGCCTCTGGTCCCAAGAGCAGGCCAGAGTTGCAGAGAAGTTTTGTGtctgaaaaataagaaaggtTCATTTCAGGTGAAACAGACCTAGGAACCCTGTGTTGATAAAGCCCCATTCATATGGTATGAAGTTCCCACAGTAAAGAGCACTGACAAGGCCAAGGCCAACCCGACAGGTTCAAAGCAGGCTTGGCCACTGTGAAAAAACAACCCCCTCAAAACTTCAGGAGAATGTATATAATAAATGAAGGTACAATTTCATACCTTCACAGGATTATTGAGAAGGTCAAATTATGTAACAGATATGAAAGCACTGTGTAAACTATGCGGACTCTGCGGCACCAATTAACTGTAAAGAATTATTAACTAGACTGTAAATGCCTTGAGGGCAAGGAATGCATCTGCAATGGGTATTTGTGAAGTACTTGACAGTTTGCTAAGGGCTTCTGTGGATTTTCCTCATATGCTACTCACAACAACCCTGGAAGGTAAGGGGAATTATTATCCCAAATTCCAAATAAAGACACTGCAGGTCAGACATCACATAGGTGGTAAATAGCAATTCTGGTACTTACTTTAGGTATTCTCCTACAGGCTTGCTATTCAAAGTGTGGTACGTAGACCAGCAGCATTGACTCTCTGTGCtacctttcttttttataaactcggaattatttcaaaataagaagtttctaacaaaagagatTCAGAAGAGTCAAACCCTTGGGTGTGAAAAAGTTTTAGGAAGACTTTCCTGAATTTATTTTGcctatattttgtttttgatgagTGAGCAAGGGGGATATATGATATATTTGTGTCTAAACAGATCTAAAAGAGCTCTTTAATTAGCATAAAATAAACATTCTGTATGATAACAAAGTTTATTTCAGAGTTGAGATGGCTCTTTATGGTACATATGCTGTGCCTTCTAAAAAATGTCATATTATAGTCAGTGAAAGATGATGTTTCTTAGAAGGAATGAATGAGGT
This window harbors:
- the IGFBP7 gene encoding insulin-like growth factor-binding protein 7; protein product: MERPSLRALLLGAAGLLLLLLPLSSSSSSDTCGPCEPAACPPLPPLGCLLGETRDACGCCPMCARGEGEPCGGGGAGRGYCAPGMECVKSRKRRKGKAGAAAGGPGVSGVCVCKSRYPVCGSDGTTYPSGCQLRAASQRAESRGEKAITQVSKGTCEQGPSIVTPPKDIWNVTGAQVYLSCEVIGIPTPVLIWNKVKRGHYGVQRTELLPGDRDNLAIQTRGGPEKHEVTGWVLVSPLSKEDAGEYECHASNSQGQASASAKITVVDALHEIPVKQGEGAEL